Proteins encoded together in one Urocitellus parryii isolate mUroPar1 chromosome 3, mUroPar1.hap1, whole genome shotgun sequence window:
- the Ggt5 gene encoding glutathione hydrolase 5 proenzyme: MAQGHRATVGLVLLGLGLALTIIVLAVVLSRRHAHCGPKAFAQAAVAADSKVCSDIGRAILQQQGSPMDATIAALICSGVVNPQSMGLGGGVIFTIYNATTGKVEVINARETVPANYDHNLLDQCEKALPLGIGAQWIGVPGELRGYAEAHHRHGRLPWAQLFQPTIELLRGGYRMPSVLSQFLSSRFLQPSLQASTLRQLFFNGTEPLRPQDPFPWPALATTLETVATEGAEVFYTGRLGRMLVEDIAKEGSQLGMQDLVTFQPEVVDALEMPLGNYTLYSPPPPAGGAMLSFILNVLRGFNFSAESVARPEGRVSMYHHLVETLKFARGQRWRLWDPRSHPEVENASQDLLGEALAQHIRQQIDERGDHQLSHYNLVGTWDHRMGTSHVSVLGEDGSAVSATSTINTPFGAMVYSPSTGILLNNELLDLCWRYSPGSNVTPPPVPGERPPSSMVPSILVNKNQGSKLVIGGAGGELIISAVVQTIMNKLWLGFDLTKAIAAPILHVNNNGHVEYEPKFSQEVQKGLQDRGQNKTQRLFFLNVVQAVSQEGTCVYAVSDQRKSGEAAGY, from the exons AGCCATCCTCCAGCAGCAGGGTTCACCTATGGACGCCACCATCGCAGCCCTGATCTGTTCCGGCGTTGTCAACCCTCAGAGCATGGGCCTGGGTGGAGGCGTCATCTTTACCATCTACAATGCAACAACAG GAAAGGTGGAGGTCATCAATGCCCGGGAGACGGTGCCGGCCAACTATGACCACAACCTGCTGGACCAATGTGAAAAGGCTCTGCCACTGGGCATAG GGGCCCAGTGGATTGGGGTGCCTGGGGAGCTCCGTGGCTACGCAGAGGCCCACCACCGCCATGGCCGTCTGCCCTGGGCACAGCTGTTCCAGCCCACTATTGAGCTTCTGCGAGGGGGATACCGAATGCCCTCTGTCCTGAGCCAGTTCCTGAGCAGCAGGTTCCTGCAGCCTTCCTTACAGGCATCAACCCTGAG GCAGCTCTTCTTCAATGGGACAGAACCCCTGAGGCCTCAGGACCCATTTCCATGGCCTGCGCTGGCCACCACCCTGGAGACTGTGGCCACGGAGGGCGCAGAGGTCTTCTACACAGGGAGGCTGGGCCGGATGCTGGTGGAGGATATTGCCAAGGAAG GGAGCCAGCTGGGTATGCAGGACCTGGTTACCTTCCAGCCTGAGGTGGTGGATGCCCTGGAGATGCCCCTCGGAAACTACACCCTGTACTCACCGCCACCACCTGCAGGGGGTGCCATGCTCAGCTTCATCCTCAATGTGCTGAGAG GGTTCAACTTCTCTGCGGAGTCAGTGGCTAGACCTGAAGGGAGAGTGAGCATGTATCATCACCTTGTGGAAACACTCAAATTTGCCAGAGGACAAAGGTGGCGGCTGTGGGACCCTCGCAGCCACCCAGAGGTCGAG AATGCCTCTCAGGACCTGCTAGGGGAGGCTCTGGCCCAGCACATCCGCCAGCAGATTGATGAACGTGGTGACCACCAGCTCAGCCACTACAACCTGGTGGGGACCTGGGACCACAGGATGGGCACCTCTCATGTGTCTGTGCTGGGAGAAGATGGGAGTGCTGTGTCTGCCACCAGCACCATCAACACACC CTTTGGAGCGATGGTGTACTCGCCGAGCACAGGCATCCTCCTCAACAATGAGCTCCTGGACTTATGCTGGAGATATTCACCAGGTTCCAATGTCACCCCACCACCAG TTCCAGGTGAGCGGCCTCCATCATCCATGGTACCCTCCATCTTGGTCAACAAAAACCAAGGGTCAAAGCTAGTGATTGGTGGAGCTGGTGGGGAACTCATCATCTCTGCTGTGGTCCAG ACAATCATGAACAAGCTGTGGCTTGGCTTTGACCTGACAAAAGCCATTGCGGCCCCCATCCTGCACGTCAACAACAACGGCCATGTGGAGTATGAGCCCAAATTCAGCCAG gAGGTGCAGAAAGGGCTACAAGACCGTGGCCAGAACAAGACCCAGAGGCTGTTTTTCCTGAATGTGGTCCAGGCTGTGTCTCAGGAGGGGACCTGTGTGTATGCTGTATCTGACCAGAGGAAAAGTGGAGAGGCAGCCGGCTACTGA